From the genome of Nocardia sp. NBC_01503, one region includes:
- a CDS encoding XdhC family protein, with protein sequence MRDIVDDLLRVWHSGRTGGLATLVRTVGSTPLPIGAAMVVDAEGRAFGSVSAGCAEAAAYEAAVEAARTGRRGLNRFTPGSGLDAGMDCGGTLDVFTEPFSRRHFPEFPDVAADIAAQRQVTVFTVVWHSDPDVIGQHLITDRKHGTELVSLPDSDVFVSSFTRPPRLIIVGANAIAGALAIQARLIGYRVTVCDARPTFANADAYPGCEVVVDWPHRYLNTIAAAGEIDSSTAVVVLSHDAKFEIPLLTIALRLPELGFLAALGSRAANAHRMEALQAGGFDDETLSRLHAPAGLDLGARTPAETAVSIAAELLAYRNGTTAEPLSSLGDSLHHRSTLVS encoded by the coding sequence ATGCGCGATATCGTCGACGACCTTCTACGGGTGTGGCACAGCGGGCGGACCGGCGGACTTGCCACCCTGGTACGGACCGTCGGTTCCACTCCGCTTCCGATCGGCGCGGCCATGGTGGTCGATGCGGAGGGCCGGGCCTTCGGTTCGGTATCGGCGGGTTGTGCGGAGGCCGCCGCCTACGAGGCCGCGGTGGAGGCGGCGCGCACCGGCCGCCGGGGCCTGAATCGCTTCACTCCCGGTAGCGGTTTGGATGCCGGTATGGATTGCGGCGGCACCCTGGATGTATTCACCGAACCGTTCTCGCGCAGGCATTTTCCCGAATTCCCGGATGTGGCGGCCGATATCGCGGCGCAGCGGCAGGTCACGGTATTCACGGTGGTGTGGCATTCGGATCCGGATGTGATCGGCCAGCATCTGATCACCGATCGCAAGCACGGTACCGAGCTGGTATCGCTGCCGGATTCGGATGTATTCGTCTCCTCGTTCACCCGTCCGCCGCGGCTGATCATTGTGGGCGCGAACGCGATCGCGGGTGCGCTGGCCATTCAGGCGCGACTGATCGGGTATCGGGTGACGGTCTGCGATGCCCGCCCGACCTTCGCCAATGCCGATGCCTATCCCGGCTGCGAGGTGGTGGTGGATTGGCCGCACCGCTATCTGAACACCATCGCGGCGGCGGGTGAGATCGATTCCAGCACAGCGGTTGTGGTGCTCTCGCATGATGCCAAGTTCGAGATTCCGCTATTGACCATCGCACTGCGACTACCCGAGCTGGGATTCCTTGCCGCACTGGGATCCCGCGCCGCGAACGCGCATCGGATGGAGGCGCTGCAGGCGGGCGGTTTCGATGACGAGACGCTCTCACGGCTACATGCCCCGGCCGGATTGGACCTGGGAGCGCGCACCCCCGCCGAGACCGCGGTGTCGATCGCGGCTGAGTTGCTGGCCTATCGAAACGGCACCACCGCCGAGCCGCTGTCGAGTCTGGGTGACTCGCTGCATCATCGCTCGACGCTGGTGTCGTAG
- a CDS encoding DUF4345 domain-containing protein, giving the protein MSSVLISLVAVFFLLMGVYALATPAGLAEPFGIVVQTPVARSEIRAVYGGFGIAIAVLLGAAAVDIGDIRRGAVIAVAAALGGMALGRIVSRALDRPVGFYPSWFYCGVELAAAALLCVAV; this is encoded by the coding sequence ATGAGCTCCGTACTGATCAGTCTCGTGGCCGTGTTCTTCCTGCTGATGGGCGTGTACGCGCTGGCCACACCGGCGGGTCTGGCCGAGCCCTTCGGCATCGTGGTGCAGACGCCGGTGGCACGCTCGGAGATCCGGGCCGTATACGGCGGATTCGGAATCGCGATCGCGGTGCTGCTCGGTGCGGCCGCGGTCGATATCGGCGATATCCGGCGGGGTGCGGTGATCGCGGTGGCGGCCGCGCTGGGCGGAATGGCGTTGGGGCGCATAGTCTCCCGGGCCCTCGACCGCCCGGTCGGCTTCTACCCCAGCTGGTTCTACTGCGGGGTGGAGCTGGCGGCGGCGGCGCTGTTGTGTGTAGCGGTGTGA
- the uraD gene encoding 2-oxo-4-hydroxy-4-carboxy-5-ureidoimidazoline decarboxylase: MTENRIGLDEFAALPETAAVELLLTCCSSPAWARAVAARRPFASIEDLLRAADIELGELSETEIDLGLAGHPRIGDRPDSANSAREQAGMATADARVRTAIADGNREYEAKFGQVYLVCATGRSPQELLRTLTARLGNEPATERRIVREELAKINRIRLRRLLAAGDVA; encoded by the coding sequence ATGACGGAGAACCGGATCGGCCTCGACGAATTCGCCGCCCTTCCCGAGACGGCGGCGGTGGAACTACTGCTGACCTGCTGCTCCTCGCCCGCCTGGGCGCGGGCCGTGGCCGCGCGCAGACCCTTCGCGAGCATCGAGGACCTGCTGCGCGCCGCCGATATCGAACTCGGCGAGCTCTCCGAAACCGAGATCGATCTCGGACTCGCCGGACACCCGCGCATCGGCGACCGGCCGGACAGCGCGAACTCCGCGCGCGAACAGGCCGGTATGGCCACCGCTGATGCGCGGGTGCGTACCGCGATCGCCGACGGGAACCGGGAATACGAGGCAAAATTCGGTCAGGTGTATCTCGTCTGCGCCACCGGGCGGTCACCGCAGGAGCTCCTGCGGACGCTCACCGCTCGACTCGGGAACGAACCGGCTACCGAAAGGCGCATCGTGCGAGAGGAATTGGCGAAGATCAACCGAATCCGGTTGCGGCGCTTGCTGGCTGCCGGGGACGTCGCATGA
- a CDS encoding nucleotidyltransferase family protein, which produces MTPERCDGLVLAAGAGTRYGMPKALAEDGAWLRTAVHALRAGGCARVFVVLGATGPASVERETGSAPTWLVSQTPRIPVPAGAHPVWAADWATGVSASLRAGLAAVASVGSAKSRARHADHELAEGIAADRNIAARISPAGNSREGNIDEPSAPPEYVAIMPVDTPDVGPEVVRRVIAAARTSESGLARAYFGNTPGHPVILGRGHWADVTANASGNYGAGTYLRGRPDMVCVTCDDLATGIDRDYPCGTR; this is translated from the coding sequence ATGACCCCCGAACGCTGCGATGGCCTGGTGCTGGCGGCGGGCGCAGGCACCCGCTACGGCATGCCGAAAGCCCTGGCCGAGGACGGCGCATGGCTGCGTACGGCGGTGCACGCGCTGCGGGCCGGCGGCTGTGCGCGGGTCTTCGTGGTGCTGGGCGCGACCGGCCCGGCCAGCGTGGAGCGGGAAACCGGTTCGGCCCCAACGTGGCTCGTGTCGCAAACCCCTCGCATCCCGGTGCCGGCGGGCGCGCATCCGGTGTGGGCGGCGGATTGGGCGACCGGTGTGAGTGCTTCACTGCGGGCTGGATTGGCCGCGGTGGCCAGCGTCGGATCGGCGAAATCCCGCGCACGACATGCGGATCATGAGCTTGCCGAAGGGATTGCTGCGGACCGGAATATTGCGGCGCGGATTTCCCCTGCCGGGAATTCCCGCGAAGGGAATATCGACGAACCGAGCGCACCACCGGAGTATGTCGCGATCATGCCGGTGGATACCCCGGATGTCGGCCCGGAGGTGGTGCGGCGGGTGATCGCCGCCGCGCGGACAAGTGAGAGTGGTTTGGCACGCGCCTATTTCGGAAATACCCCGGGACATCCGGTGATACTCGGCCGGGGACATTGGGCCGACGTGACGGCGAACGCATCGGGAAATTATGGGGCGGGGACTTATTTGCGCGGCCGACCCGATATGGTGTGCGTCACGTGTGATGACCTTGCGACGGGTATCGATCGGGATTACCCGTGCGGCACACGGTGA
- the uraH gene encoding hydroxyisourate hydrolase: MSSLSTHVLDAVHGTPAAAVTVTLFDWSGAELASAVTDGDGRIGDLAELAPGDYRLRFDTGTWFTAQGVDAFYPEVSIAFSVTGERHYHVPLLLSPFAFSTYRGS; the protein is encoded by the coding sequence ATGAGCTCCCTGAGTACCCATGTACTGGACGCGGTGCACGGCACACCCGCGGCAGCCGTCACTGTGACGCTTTTCGATTGGAGCGGAGCCGAATTGGCCTCCGCGGTCACCGACGGCGACGGCCGGATCGGCGACCTCGCCGAACTAGCGCCCGGCGACTATCGGCTGCGCTTCGATACCGGAACCTGGTTCACCGCACAGGGTGTCGATGCCTTCTACCCCGAGGTGAGCATCGCCTTCAGCGTCACCGGGGAGCGGCACTACCATGTGCCGCTACTGCTCTCACCCTTCGCCTTCTCCACCTACCGAGGCAGTTGA
- a CDS encoding helix-turn-helix domain-containing protein, giving the protein MIGDVQDTPLPETCYPATVWLGPGHAVYLGPALRLDAHSGSVHCLAVGVDAPFTLRIGGAERIVHSALIPPRVTHQVIAGGARMLFCYIDPIAMDARITAALKTIRVDVGANPAAAELAAAANLSVSRFLHLFSAETGTSFRRYRNWARMAQVARAAAAGADFTRASVEAGFASPSHFSDTFHAMFGLTPRELLPGIRLVVVS; this is encoded by the coding sequence ATGATCGGCGACGTGCAGGACACTCCGCTTCCGGAAACGTGCTATCCGGCGACGGTATGGCTCGGCCCGGGTCACGCGGTCTATCTGGGGCCCGCGCTGCGTTTGGACGCGCACTCCGGATCGGTGCACTGCCTCGCCGTCGGGGTCGACGCCCCGTTCACCCTGCGAATCGGCGGCGCCGAGCGGATCGTCCACAGTGCGCTCATTCCACCGCGCGTCACGCATCAGGTGATCGCGGGCGGTGCGCGAATGCTGTTCTGTTACATCGATCCGATTGCCATGGATGCGCGAATCACGGCTGCGCTGAAGACCATTCGCGTCGATGTCGGCGCGAATCCCGCAGCCGCCGAGCTGGCCGCCGCCGCGAATCTCTCGGTCTCCCGATTTCTGCACCTGTTCTCGGCCGAGACCGGGACCAGTTTTCGCCGGTATCGGAACTGGGCGCGCATGGCGCAGGTCGCGCGGGCCGCCGCCGCGGGAGCCGATTTCACCAGGGCGTCCGTCGAAGCCGGATTCGCATCGCCGAGCCATTTCAGCGATACCTTCCACGCCATGTTCGGGCTGACTCCCCGCGAACTGCTGCCCGGTATCCGGCTGGTGGTGGTTAGTTAA
- a CDS encoding ABC transporter substrate-binding protein, whose protein sequence is MSSLHRPGSASPLSMDRRSFLRYAGLTGAVLAGGSLLAACGKDSSGGGNGTTDDGSKYGTVAVQLSWLKNIEFAGEYFADSKGYFKEAGFGSVNLVAGGAASTSVEAGLGTGKIWIGMSAPQTTAPAVLEGLNAKIVGTTYQKNPFCIVSSAAKPINSPQDMKGRKIGVQDTNQLIFNALLTANGMTPNDVTIVPAQFDPTPLANGEVDGWVSYVTNEPITLASKGFANTNFLFADFGLPLTAETLTVSQHTIDNEREKLKAWLVADIKGWRDAVADPAEAARLAVEVYGKDQRLDLEEQKKEALAQNTLVVSPATQVNGLFLMSDELIAHNISALGKAKIDITAEKLFDMSILKEVYTEHPELKAS, encoded by the coding sequence ATGAGTTCTTTGCACCGGCCGGGTTCGGCCTCTCCGCTGTCCATGGATCGGCGATCCTTTCTTCGGTATGCCGGGTTGACCGGGGCCGTGCTCGCCGGTGGGTCGCTGCTCGCCGCCTGCGGGAAGGATTCCTCGGGGGGTGGCAATGGGACCACCGATGACGGGTCGAAGTACGGGACCGTCGCGGTGCAGTTGTCCTGGTTGAAGAACATCGAGTTCGCGGGGGAGTACTTCGCCGATTCCAAGGGGTACTTCAAGGAGGCCGGATTCGGATCGGTGAATCTGGTCGCCGGTGGCGCGGCCAGCACCTCGGTGGAGGCCGGACTGGGGACCGGGAAGATCTGGATCGGCATGTCCGCGCCGCAGACCACCGCGCCCGCGGTGCTGGAGGGTCTGAACGCCAAGATCGTCGGAACCACCTATCAGAAGAATCCGTTCTGCATCGTCAGCTCGGCGGCCAAACCGATCAATTCGCCGCAGGATATGAAGGGGCGCAAGATCGGTGTGCAGGACACCAATCAGCTCATCTTCAATGCCCTGCTCACCGCCAACGGGATGACGCCGAACGATGTCACCATCGTGCCCGCGCAATTCGATCCCACCCCGCTCGCCAACGGTGAGGTCGACGGCTGGGTCAGCTATGTGACCAATGAGCCGATCACCCTGGCCAGCAAGGGATTCGCCAACACCAACTTCCTGTTCGCGGATTTCGGGCTACCGCTGACCGCCGAGACGCTCACCGTCAGCCAGCACACCATCGACAATGAGCGCGAGAAATTGAAGGCGTGGCTGGTCGCCGATATCAAGGGCTGGCGGGACGCGGTCGCGGATCCGGCCGAGGCCGCGCGACTGGCCGTCGAGGTGTACGGCAAGGATCAGCGCCTGGATCTGGAGGAGCAGAAGAAAGAGGCCCTCGCGCAGAACACCCTCGTGGTGTCACCGGCGACCCAGGTCAATGGGTTGTTCCTGATGTCCGACGAGTTGATCGCGCACAATATCAGCGCCCTCGGTAAGGCCAAGATAGATATCACGGCCGAGAAGCTCTTCGATATGTCGATCCTCAAAGAGGTCTACACCGAGCACCCGGAGCTCAAGGCGAGCTGA
- a CDS encoding ABC transporter permease, producing MKTLNLLRPIGKFLLPLLVSLILLVVLWYGFLQLYPQVGLVGKSPGEVWKYLVTGPTSGTARHAIFAEMRITLRDAGIGFIAGLGGALVVAALFVGVPAVAQAFLPVAMLLRSVPLVALTPIIVLVFGRGLLGVTVMAAIVVFFPALVMIMTALRNAPTQAMELVAAYGGSRWTAMRMVSVPAALPAVFAAARVSVPGALIGALLGEWLGSGTGLGAGLIRAIPTFQYNRLWASIALVTVVSVFAYAVVGVLENLVLARFAPEQGRD from the coding sequence ATGAAAACCCTGAACCTGCTGCGACCCATCGGCAAATTCCTCCTGCCGCTGCTGGTTTCACTGATCCTGCTGGTCGTGCTCTGGTACGGCTTCCTGCAGCTGTACCCACAGGTCGGCCTGGTCGGCAAGAGTCCGGGCGAGGTGTGGAAGTACCTGGTCACCGGTCCGACCTCCGGTACCGCCCGGCATGCCATCTTCGCCGAAATGCGAATCACCCTGCGCGACGCCGGAATCGGCTTCATCGCGGGTCTCGGTGGTGCGCTCGTGGTGGCGGCGCTGTTCGTGGGTGTTCCGGCCGTCGCCCAGGCCTTCCTGCCGGTCGCCATGCTGCTGCGCTCGGTTCCGCTGGTCGCGCTGACCCCGATCATCGTGCTGGTCTTCGGCCGCGGCCTGCTCGGCGTCACCGTCATGGCCGCCATCGTGGTCTTCTTCCCCGCCCTGGTCATGATCATGACCGCGCTGCGCAACGCACCCACCCAGGCCATGGAACTCGTTGCCGCCTACGGTGGTTCGCGGTGGACCGCCATGCGCATGGTCTCGGTGCCCGCCGCCCTCCCAGCGGTCTTCGCCGCCGCCCGAGTCTCGGTGCCGGGAGCCCTGATCGGCGCCCTGCTCGGCGAATGGCTGGGCAGCGGAACAGGATTGGGCGCGGGCCTGATCCGAGCCATCCCGACCTTCCAATACAACCGGCTCTGGGCCTCCATCGCCCTGGTCACCGTCGTCTCCGTCTTCGCCTACGCGGTGGTCGGCGTCCTGGAGAACCTGGTCCTGGCCCGCTTCGCCCCAGAACAGGGCCGCGACTGA